A single window of Nicotiana sylvestris chromosome 5, ASM39365v2, whole genome shotgun sequence DNA harbors:
- the LOC138868631 gene encoding intracellular protein transport protein USO1-like encodes MAGDSELWDIICDGLHVPMKNLEEIGQLVPKGRREYNDIDRKAVEKNYRAKKILMCGIGPDEYNRVSACETAKEIWEALQTAHEGTTQVKQSKIDMFTTEYMLFRMKDDESIQDMHTRFTSIINELHSLGDVIPINKFVRKILSVLSGSWESKTYEMKRKKDSERREPKKEKKLVLKVESNDSSDEDSDMAYLTKRLQKMEQYKQNPDKAGKRNLVPDKRFNRKSVADNIVKQALATWGDSSSEYERESDAENSSIMVVETKATKYDSMFALMAQSDDDDEEDGDDEVNFRDVQRNLKSYSSKKIISLSNVLIDAYYSLVNDKEILTIELGEAEQSTDYLVVCEVDLNETIANLEQEKEALNEKITSMENERDDLIVVVVDLKETIKEERDDLLVICTDLEETIEGLNREHRNVSLGKGKEVASESHILLERELTVVKTSLCSELERNQQLQAELEKVRNDLEKSLKWTWSSDVITAMYLNNSGNKQWMLKNEAEEHHEFLLTESPAERECIFEKEVKGTFSVNEKVERFFRHLSGNKHYVNGLKSAATNLITRQVVSMDKGNKNIHSY; translated from the exons ATGGCAGGAGATTCAGAGCTGtgggacatcatttgtgatggtcTACATGTTCCCATGAAAAACCTTGAAGAAATAGGACAATTGGTACCCAAAGGGAGAAGAGAGTACAACGACATTGACAGAAAAgctgtagaaaagaactatcgtgccaagaaaatcttgatgtgtggcataggacctgatgagtacaataGAGTATCAGCTTGTGAAACTGctaaagaaatatgggaagctttacaaaccgcacacgaaggaactactcaagTCAAACAATCCAAGATCGACATGTTCACCACTGAATATATGCTCTTCAGGATGAAAGATGATGAGTccatacaagatatgcacaccagattcacctccatcataaatgagcttcactcacttggagatgtcattcccATAAACAAGTTtgtaaggaaaatcctcagtgttctatctgggtcttgggaaagtaag acatacgagatgaaaagaaagaaagatagtgaaagaagagagcccaaaaaggaaaagaaactgGTGCTTAAGGTTGAAAGCAATGAttcaagtgatgaagatagtgacatggcctatcttactaaaagacttcaaaagatg GAGCAATACAAGCAAAATCCTGacaaagcaggaaaaaggaacctggttccagatAAAAGGTTCAATCGAAAAAGTGTTGCAGACAATATTGTTAAGCAGGCTCTTGCTACTTGGGGAGACTCCTCGAGTGAATATGAAAGAGAATCAGATGCAGAAAATAGTTCCATAATGGTAGTGGAAACTAAAGCAACAAAGTACGATTCAATGTTCGCGTTGATGGcacaatcagatgatgatgatgaagaagatggagacgatgaggtaaacttcagggatgttcagagaaatctgaaatcctattcttcTAAGAAGATAATTTCTTTATCTAATGTCCTAATTGATGCCTATTATAGCCTTGTAAATGATAAGGAGATCTtgaccatagaactaggagaGGCCGAACAATCTACAGATTATCTAGTGGTCTGTGAAGTGGActtaaatgagaccatagctaatcttgaacaAGAGAAAGAAGCCTTGAATGAAAAAATAACTAGTAtggaaaatgagagagatgatctgatagtagtagttgttgatctaaaagaaacaataAAAG AGGAAAGGGATGACCTGTTAGTAATATGCACtgatctagaggaaaccattgagggactcaatagagaacataggaatgtaagtcttgggaaagggaaggaagtagccAGTGAGTCACACATCCTACTTGAAAGGGAGTTAACTGTTGTAAAAACCAGTCTCTGCAGTGAACTCGAGAGAAATCAGCAACTCCAAGCAGAGTTGGAGAAGGTAAgaaatgatcttgagaaatccctgaagtggacctggtcctcagatgttATCACTGCCATGTATCTCAACAATAGTGGGAACAAGCAG TGGATGCTTAAAAACGAAGCTGAAGAACATCATGAATTtcttctcactgaaagccctgcagAAAGGGAATGTATCTTTGAGAAGGAAGTAAAGGGTACATTCTCAGTGAATGAAAAGGTAGAAAGGTTCTTTCGGCACTTAAGTGGGAACAAGCACTATGTAAATGGCCTAAAAAGTGCAGCCACCAATCTGATAACTCGCCAAGTGGTCTCAAtggacaaaggaaacaagaacattCACTCCTACTAA